The following proteins come from a genomic window of Achromobacter sp. AONIH1:
- a CDS encoding alpha/beta fold hydrolase codes for MSLWLNALGASVRFHDVNGVRTRCLEAGEGQAVLLLHGIGGHVEAFAKNVVPLAQRYRVIAVDMLGHGMTDKPDGDYMPPDYAAHILALMDTLGIARAHIVGESLGSWVAYWMIQAAPSRVLSWTCCVGAGLQVDGFDNLRSPGVAELRKRSSQASAAPTRDSIRARLEWLFHEPGRFVSDELVETRLRFWSNPAMLRIQPMIAGIMDPERGGQFYITAERLERVATPTYFLWTEFNPTTPWQAAETASRHVRGSRLDIMPNCGHWPQYEDPDGFHQRLLGFLDSVAVGADCTPAS; via the coding sequence ATGTCCCTATGGCTGAACGCGCTGGGCGCCAGCGTGCGCTTTCATGACGTCAACGGCGTGCGCACCCGTTGCCTGGAGGCCGGCGAAGGCCAGGCCGTGCTGCTGCTGCACGGCATAGGCGGCCATGTCGAGGCGTTCGCCAAGAACGTGGTTCCCCTGGCGCAGCGCTATCGCGTCATCGCCGTGGACATGCTGGGCCACGGCATGACGGACAAGCCGGACGGCGACTACATGCCGCCGGACTACGCCGCCCACATCCTGGCCCTGATGGACACGCTGGGCATCGCCCGAGCCCACATCGTCGGCGAATCGCTGGGTTCCTGGGTCGCGTACTGGATGATCCAGGCCGCGCCGTCGCGCGTGCTGTCCTGGACCTGCTGCGTGGGCGCCGGCCTGCAGGTGGACGGCTTCGACAACCTGCGCTCGCCCGGCGTGGCGGAACTGCGCAAGCGTTCCAGCCAGGCATCGGCGGCGCCGACGCGCGACAGCATCCGCGCACGCCTGGAGTGGCTGTTCCACGAACCCGGGCGCTTCGTCAGCGACGAACTGGTGGAAACGCGGCTGCGGTTCTGGTCCAACCCGGCCATGCTGCGGATACAGCCGATGATCGCCGGCATCATGGATCCCGAACGCGGGGGGCAGTTCTACATCACCGCCGAACGGCTCGAGCGCGTCGCCACGCCGACGTACTTCCTCTGGACCGAATTCAATCCCACCACGCCCTGGCAGGCGGCCGAGACGGCCAGCCGGCATGTCCGGGGATCGCGCCTGGACATCATGCCGAACTGCGGACACTGGCCGCAGTACGAGGATCCGGACGGCTTCCACCAGCGCCTGCTCGGCTTCCTGGACTCGGTCGCCGTGGGCGCCGATTGCACGCCGGCTTCTTGA